Sequence from the Desulfovibrio oxyclinae DSM 11498 genome:
CCTGGAGCGTCTGCACCGAGAAGTCGGCCTTGAAGTCTTCCATGATGCGCAGGGTCAGGGCCACATAAGGCCAGGACACGGCTTTCTTTCCCGCGACGTTGATGATGGTTTCGGAGTCGGAAAGGGGCGCACCGAGCAACAGGCCGGAGAGGTACTGGCTGGATTCCTCAAGGGTGATATCCACCGGCCCCTTGCCGTAGCCCGCGCTGTCCATGACGAACGGCAGGAAGCCCTGTTCCACTTCGTAGGTGATGTCCACGCCGAGTGCGGTAAGGGCGTCGCAGAGTTCCTTCATGGGACGCTCCTGCATCCGGGGCGCTCCGTCGGCGCGAAAGCGGCCGCGTCCTGCGGCGGCAACGGCGGTCATAAGCCGGGCGGTGGTGCCGGATTCGTGAAAATACATCTGCGCCGGAGCCGCGTCCTTGTCCTTGCCGTCGTGATTGCCACCCTTTGGCCCGACCTCGGTGCCGGTGACGGCCACGGCGCCGTTGTCCATGTCCTCGAAGGTGATGCCGCAGGCTTCAAGGCAGCCTCTGGTGCGGTGGATGTCGTCGCTGTCCAGCAGACCGGAGATGACCGAGCGGCCGGGTGCCAGTGCGCCGGCGATAAGCGTGCGGTGCGACAGGGATTTGGAGGCCGGGGCCTGTATGATGATGGTGTCGTTCTGCATTGTCGTTAGACCTCCGTTCCCTTGGGCGCGGCGGGGTAGGTCCCCAGGACGCGCAGGGTGTGGCACTGCTCGCGCAGCATGTTCAGCATGGACTCGTACCCGCTGGTGCTCAGGTCGCATTCGAGGTCGGTGAAGAAGACGTACTTCCACTTTTCGCCCCGGAACGGACGTGATTCCAGTTTGGTCATGTTGATGCCCCTGCCCGCCAGCGTGTTGAGCACTCCGGCGAGGGAGCCGGGACGGTCCGGCAACGTAAAAAGGATGCTGGTCTTGTCGCGCCGCTCCTCGCGGGAGGGGGAGGGGCCGATGACCAGAAAGCGGGTCCAGTTGTCCGGGTGGTCCTCGATGCGGCTGGAGAGCACGTTCAGGTCGTGCAGTTCGGCCAGCTGTTCGTGTCCCACCACGGCGGCGTTCGGACGCTGGGCGGCGACCTTGGCGGCCGCGGCCGTGGAGTCTGCGGTGAAGCGCGGCACGCCCTTGAGGTGCGTGTTGAGCCAGTCGCGGCATTGTTCCAGCGGCTGCGTGTGGGAATGGACTTCGCTGATCTCGTCGAGGGATTCCGCACGGCTCATGAGGCTGTGGCTGATGCGCACATACAGTTCGGACTGGATGAAAACGGGATACTTCATGAAAAGGTCCACCACCTGCCCCACGGTGCCTTCAAGGGAATTTTCCAGCGGGACCACGCCCAGTTCCGCGCCTTCGTCGGCCACGGCCCGGAAGATGTCCTCGAAATTGTCCTTGGGAGTGAGGTGCTGGGAGTGGCCCATGTGAGTCAGGGCGGCCACGTGGGAAAAGGTCCCTTCGGGGCCGAGATAGACCGTGCGCTCGGGGCGCTGTAGCCTGCGGGACGAAGACATGATCTCGCGGTAGATGGAGCGCAGGTGCTTTTCCGGCAGCGGGCCGGGGTTGCCGCCGGCGATGCGGTCCATGACTTCCTTCTCGCGGAAGGGAGCGTAGATGGGCTCGTCGCGTTCGGACTTCCAGCGGCCCACGTCGAGGCTCACCCGGGCGCGGGCGTTGAGGACGTCGATGAGCTGCTTGTCCAGCTTGTCGATTTCCTCGCGGAGCTTGTTCAGATTGGTATCGCCGCTCATGGCTAGCCTTCCTTGATTTCCTCTTTGACACGCATGCCGAAATGGCGTCCAGCCTCGTCGGTGGCGGCCAGAATCCTGTCGCCTTCCTTCAGCGTGACCACGCTTACGGGCTCGCCGGATTCGGAGACCACGCGGATGGTTTCGGCGTTCTGCAGGAAAACCTGTCCCTTGGCGCCGGATTCGGTCTCTGCCTCGATGAGCAGCATGGGCCGCACTTCGGTTTTGCAGCGGCCGACGGTGGCGAGGCCGGTCTGGCCGTCCGCGCCCACGATGAGGACGTCGTTGCCCGAGGAAAGTTCTTCAAGATAGTTGGTGCGGTCGCCCGGCATTTTGCAGTAGGCGTGCACCGCGCCCGCGTTGATGCGGAAGGGGCGGGCCGCGACGTAGGGGTTGGATTCGGTTTCGGCGTGGACGAGGAAAGTGAAGGCGGAAGAGTTGCCAACGAGCATTCCCTGTCCTTTCTTGAGGATGGAGATGGTGTCCACGCATACGCGATGGCCGAGGCCCGCGGAAGCGATTCTGGTGATGGTGGCCGGTGCGAGTTCCACGGTTCCCTGCGCAAGTTTGAGTTCGGAGACGATGTCCTTGAGGTCGGCGGCCGCTTCGGGGAGGACCACGATGGTCTCGGCGCCGCGTTCCAGAATTCCTGCGGCGAGCCGGGCCCGTTCGAGGCTTTCCACTTCGAGCGCCACGTCAGGCACCTGCGCGAGGATGTTCTCTACCGGGATGATCTCCCAGCCCTTTTCAAGGATGACGTTTTCTCCGGCCTGCATACGGGCCACGGCGGTTTCCTCGTCGGCCTTCTCGTTCACGGCAAGGGTGGACATTTCCTTGGTGGTGACGACGTCCACGCGACCGAGCGCCTTGATGTCGTCCACCATGTCCGGTTCGGCCAGAACAGCGTCCACGCCGGATTCCAGCGCGAGGGTGAGCAGGGTCTTGTCGAAGGGAACGGCCTTGAAGATGATGCGTTTCATGTCCGGATGATCCTTATTCCCCGACGTGTGCGAGGGCGTCTTCCACGTTCACGTCCTGATGGACGACCATGTTCAGGGCTTCGCAGAGGCGGGTGGGGTCGCTGTGCTGGAACACGTTGCGTCCAACCGAAAGACCCGCGCCGCCTGCCTGGATGGAGTCGTGCACCATTTGCAGGAAGTCGCGGGTGGAGTCGAGCTTGGGGCCGCCCGCGATGACCACGGGGATGCAGCAGGAGTCACAGACCTTGGTAAAGGTCTCGGGATCACCGGTGTAGCAGACCTTGACCACGTCCGCGCCCAGCTCGGTACCCACGCGGGCGCAGTGGGCCACCACTTCGGGGTCGTATTCATTGGGAACCTTGGGGCCGCGGGCGTAGACCATGGCCAGCAGGGGGATGCCCCATTCGGCGGCGGAGGCGGAAACTTTTCCGAAATCGTTGAGCATTCTGGCTTCGGTTTCGTCGCCGAGGTTGCAGTGGATGCTGACTGCGTCGGCTCCGAGGCGGATGGCGTCTTCGACTGTGGCGACGAGGGTCTTGGCGTTGGGGAAGGGGGATATGGATGTGGAGGCGGAGAGGTGGACAATGAGGCCGATGTCGCGGCCTTCGGCTCGGTGGCCGCATCGGACGAGACCCTTGTGTTCGATGACGGCGTTGGCCCCGCCCTCGACGACTCTGGATACCGCGTCCTTCATGTCCACCAGCCCGTCTATGGGCCCGACCGTGACGCCATGATCCATGGGGACCACGATGGTTCTTCCGGTGTTTCGGTTGAAGATGCGCTCCAACCGGATGGCTTTGCCTATGTGCATTTTCCAGTCTCCTTTGCTTTTGGAACCGCCAACATCCTGCGGCCCCTGCCCTTTTCACCGAACGAAAAAAGGGGCCGCCGGCTTTCCGCCCGCGGCCCCTTTGAGGTTGTTTTCAGGTTCTCCCTGCTACAACACACCCTCTCCGGAAACGCGGACGCGTCCGTACCAAAACCAAAAATACAGGTAGGTAAAGAGGGAGTAGTTGGCAAAGATTTTGTTCATGTCTTTTGACCTATGCGAAAGCCGGTCCCGATGTCAACAAGGAATTTAACTTCATGTAAAATGACAAAAATGGATATGATTGGTTTTGTGTTTGATTCAAGATTTCTAAAAAGTGATTATTTTGTAAAACAGAACAATAGAAGCTGTTCTAAAGTGTACAAAAATGTGCAACTTGATGATGGTGTGGATTGAGGAGTTTTAAATTGCTCAATTAAAATGGGTAGTTAGTGGTTTTGGCATCAAGCTTGCCTTGAGAGGGCATCAACGCAACCTTTCAAGGAGGACCACTATGCTTTCAATTCTGCGGAACCCGGTCGGCAAAAACGCTCGTTTGGCCGTCGCCGCGGCTGTCATGAGTGCCACGTTCCTCCCCGCGTGGGCACATGCGGGGGACGCGGAGTTCCTGACCCAGTCGAACGCCAACATCCTTTGGACTCTCGTCGCCGCCATTCTGGTCATGCTCATGCAGGCAGGATTCGGATGTGTCGAGGCAGGTTTTACTCGCGCAAAGAGTGCGGGTAACATCATGATGAAAAACTTCCTCGACTTTTCGGCGGGGACGGTCATCTTTTTCCTCTTTGGCTTCGCGCTCATGTTCGGCACGGACATGGGGGGCTTCATAGGCACCTCCGGGTTCAGCCTCGGCGGCGTTGCCGAAGGTGATCTGCCCTGGACCTATACCTTCTGGTTCTTCCAGAGCGTATTTGCCGCCACTGCCGCCACCATCGTTTCCGGAGGCATGGCCGAGCGCACCAAATTCGGCACCTACGTCGTGGTCAGCGCCCTCGTCACCGGCTTGATCTACCCCATCTCCGGCCACTGGGCCTGGGGGAGCCTGTGGCTCGGCGATGCTGGCGCGGGCTGGCTCGAAGGTCTGGGATTCAACGACTTTGCAGGATCTTCCGTAGTCCACTCCGTGGGCGGCTGGCTGGCTCTGGCCGGTGCCATGGTGCTCGGACCCCGCGTGGGCAAGTACACCGAAGACGGTAAGGCCAAGGCCATTCCCGGTCACAACATCCCGCTTGCCGGTCTGGGCGTGTTCATCCTGTGGTTCGGTTGGTTCGGCTTCAACCCCGGCTCCACCACCACTGCTGACAACACCATCGGCATGATCGCCATGAACACTTCCCTGGCGGCGGCAGGCGGCGTGCTCGGCGCAATGTTTATCTCCTGGTTCCGTTTCGGCAAGCCGGACATCTCCATGACCATGAACGGCGCCCTTGCAGGACTGGTCGGCATCACCGCCGGTTGCGCCACCGTCGGCCCCGGTTCCTCGATCGTCATCGGTCTCATCGCCGGTCTGCTCGTGGTGCTCTCCATTGAATTCATCGACAAGGTGCTCAAGATCGACGATCCCGTCGGCGCATCCAGCGTGCACGGCGTGTGCGGCGCATGGGGAACCCTTGCCTGCGGTCTGTTCAACATCGACGGCGGCCTGTTCTTCGGCGGCGGTTTCAAGCTCCTGGGCGTGCAGCTCATCGGCGTTGGCGCCTTCTTTGTCTGGGCCTTCGGTGTCGGCTGGGTGATGTTCTCCATCCTCAAGGGTCTCATGGGCCTCAGGGTCAAGAAGGACGAGGAACTCAAGGGTCTCGATATCGCCGAGCACGGTTCCGAATCCTACAACGGCTTCCAGCTCTTCACCACCGAATAGCCGGAATAGAACTGAAATCAAAGGAGAAAGAACCATGAAGCTGGTTATCGCATACATCCGGCCCGAACGTCTGAACGACGTGAAGCAGGCCCTCTACGCCAAGGAAATCTACTCCATGACCGTCACCAACGTCCTCGGCTCCGGCCGTCAGAAAGGGTTCACCGAAACCTGGCGCGGCGTGACCATGGAAGTGAATCTGCTGAAGAAGGTTCGACTGGAGATCGGTGTCAACGAAGACTTCCTGGAACCTGCCATCGACGCCATCAAGTCCGCCGGTCAGACCGGCAACGAAGGCGACGGCGTGATCTTCGTGGTGGAACTGGCCCGCGCCCTGCGCATCCGCACCGAAGAAGACGGCATCCTCTAACCAAATGAAAAAAGGAATGACGGGCATGGAAGACGGTTTCCCCGATGTACGGAAAATCCTCGAAGCCGGATCGGTAAAGACGCTCTTTCAGCCCGTCGTTTCCATATCCCGGCGCTCGGTCTTCGCGGTGGAGGCCCTCTCCAGAGGCCTTGAGCCGGACACCCACGAGATTATCCCCCCGGCGCTGCTGTTCGGCAGGGCCGGGGGCGGTCTCGGAACAGAGCTGGACGCCATGTGCAGCCGCAAGGCACTGGAAGCCTTCGGCCCCGTCCATCACGACGACGGCGGCGTCATGCTCTCGCTGAACACCGATGTCTCCGTATTAGAATACGGCTCGCGCGGCTCACACGCCCTGAACCGCATGGTCAAGGACATCGGGGTTTCCCCGAACAACGTCATTCTGGAACTGGTGGAGTCAAAGGCTGCGGACCTCTCCGCGCTAATGGATTTCGTGAGTTACTACCGACGCAGAGGCTTTCTCATAGCCCTTGACGACGTGGGCGCGGGGCACTCCAATCTGGATCGCATTCCGCTTCTGAAACCGGATGTCCTCAAACTGGACAGGTCGCTCATTTCCGGGGTTCATGAACACTTCCACAAGCTTGAAATCGTGCGCTGCCTCGTGCGACTGGCGGCACGGATCGGCGCGTTGGTCGTGGCCGAAGGCGTGGAAACCCCTGAGGAAGCGCTGTGTGTACTGGATTGCGGGGTGGACCTGCATCAGGGGTTTCTCTACGCCGTCCCGGAGCAACCGGGTTCAAGCTGTCGCGGAGCCATACGCATGGCCGAAGAAGTGGCGGCAGGGCACCGGGCGCGCAGCACGCGGCGAATCAGCGGACGGCACGAGCACAGCGCGGCGATGGACGCCGTGATGCTTTCGCTCTGCATGCGGCTGGCAGCCATTCCTCTGGACAGGATGGACGAGGAGCTTGCCGGGTGCATCGAAGAAGGGCCGGGCCTCGAATGCATGTATGTGCTGGATATTCGGGGCGCACAGGTCACGTCCACCGTCTGCGACCCCGACGTGCTCATGCGGACCAGGCGAGTGCTCTATGCCCCGGCGGAAGTCGGCGCGGATCACTCGCTCAAGGACTACTACATTCCCATCCGTGCGGGCCTGCCCAAACATGTGACGCGTCCATACATTTCGCTTGCTTCAGGGAACCGCTGCATGACCTACGCGAGAAAATTCCGGCACTCTCCATCCGGGGTGGATCTCATTCTGTGCGTGGACATGACCGCATTCGAAGCGGAGCCGTTCTGCGTATCCATGGACGAGTAGGCTCAGTAGTTCATTTCCTCGGGAGTCGGCGGCTCCGCCTGATCTGAGAAGCCCACGCGGAAGACGGCGCAGGTGACGTCGTCGTCCTGCGGCGCGTCACCCCTGAAGTCGTGAAGGTCCTCGAAGATGGCGGCCAGTACATTGACGGCTGAAGCGCTCGCATTCTCACGCATAAGGGTCATGAGACGCTCCTTGCCGTACATCTCCTCGTCGGGAGACTTGGTTTCCC
This genomic interval carries:
- a CDS encoding 2-amino-3,7-dideoxy-D-threo-hept-6-ulosonate synthase, translating into MHIGKAIRLERIFNRNTGRTIVVPMDHGVTVGPIDGLVDMKDAVSRVVEGGANAVIEHKGLVRCGHRAEGRDIGLIVHLSASTSISPFPNAKTLVATVEDAIRLGADAVSIHCNLGDETEARMLNDFGKVSASAAEWGIPLLAMVYARGPKVPNEYDPEVVAHCARVGTELGADVVKVCYTGDPETFTKVCDSCCIPVVIAGGPKLDSTRDFLQMVHDSIQAGGAGLSVGRNVFQHSDPTRLCEALNMVVHQDVNVEDALAHVGE
- a CDS encoding P-II family nitrogen regulator, with translation MKLVIAYIRPERLNDVKQALYAKEIYSMTVTNVLGSGRQKGFTETWRGVTMEVNLLKKVRLEIGVNEDFLEPAIDAIKSAGQTGNEGDGVIFVVELARALRIRTEEDGIL
- a CDS encoding 3-dehydroquinate synthase II family protein translates to MKRIIFKAVPFDKTLLTLALESGVDAVLAEPDMVDDIKALGRVDVVTTKEMSTLAVNEKADEETAVARMQAGENVILEKGWEIIPVENILAQVPDVALEVESLERARLAAGILERGAETIVVLPEAAADLKDIVSELKLAQGTVELAPATITRIASAGLGHRVCVDTISILKKGQGMLVGNSSAFTFLVHAETESNPYVAARPFRINAGAVHAYCKMPGDRTNYLEELSSGNDVLIVGADGQTGLATVGRCKTEVRPMLLIEAETESGAKGQVFLQNAETIRVVSESGEPVSVVTLKEGDRILAATDEAGRHFGMRVKEEIKEG
- a CDS encoding EAL domain-containing protein — its product is MEDGFPDVRKILEAGSVKTLFQPVVSISRRSVFAVEALSRGLEPDTHEIIPPALLFGRAGGGLGTELDAMCSRKALEAFGPVHHDDGGVMLSLNTDVSVLEYGSRGSHALNRMVKDIGVSPNNVILELVESKAADLSALMDFVSYYRRRGFLIALDDVGAGHSNLDRIPLLKPDVLKLDRSLISGVHEHFHKLEIVRCLVRLAARIGALVVAEGVETPEEALCVLDCGVDLHQGFLYAVPEQPGSSCRGAIRMAEEVAAGHRARSTRRISGRHEHSAAMDAVMLSLCMRLAAIPLDRMDEELAGCIEEGPGLECMYVLDIRGAQVTSTVCDPDVLMRTRRVLYAPAEVGADHSLKDYYIPIRAGLPKHVTRPYISLASGNRCMTYARKFRHSPSGVDLILCVDMTAFEAEPFCVSMDE
- a CDS encoding ammonium transporter — protein: MLSILRNPVGKNARLAVAAAVMSATFLPAWAHAGDAEFLTQSNANILWTLVAAILVMLMQAGFGCVEAGFTRAKSAGNIMMKNFLDFSAGTVIFFLFGFALMFGTDMGGFIGTSGFSLGGVAEGDLPWTYTFWFFQSVFAATAATIVSGGMAERTKFGTYVVVSALVTGLIYPISGHWAWGSLWLGDAGAGWLEGLGFNDFAGSSVVHSVGGWLALAGAMVLGPRVGKYTEDGKAKAIPGHNIPLAGLGVFILWFGWFGFNPGSTTTADNTIGMIAMNTSLAAAGGVLGAMFISWFRFGKPDISMTMNGALAGLVGITAGCATVGPGSSIVIGLIAGLLVVLSIEFIDKVLKIDDPVGASSVHGVCGAWGTLACGLFNIDGGLFFGGGFKLLGVQLIGVGAFFVWAFGVGWVMFSILKGLMGLRVKKDEELKGLDIAEHGSESYNGFQLFTTE
- the pheA gene encoding prephenate dehydratase, whose product is MSGDTNLNKLREEIDKLDKQLIDVLNARARVSLDVGRWKSERDEPIYAPFREKEVMDRIAGGNPGPLPEKHLRSIYREIMSSSRRLQRPERTVYLGPEGTFSHVAALTHMGHSQHLTPKDNFEDIFRAVADEGAELGVVPLENSLEGTVGQVVDLFMKYPVFIQSELYVRISHSLMSRAESLDEISEVHSHTQPLEQCRDWLNTHLKGVPRFTADSTAAAAKVAAQRPNAAVVGHEQLAELHDLNVLSSRIEDHPDNWTRFLVIGPSPSREERRDKTSILFTLPDRPGSLAGVLNTLAGRGINMTKLESRPFRGEKWKYVFFTDLECDLSTSGYESMLNMLREQCHTLRVLGTYPAAPKGTEV